One segment of Erigeron canadensis isolate Cc75 chromosome 2, C_canadensis_v1, whole genome shotgun sequence DNA contains the following:
- the LOC122588053 gene encoding F-box protein At5g07610-like, producing MKKPKFKRLKKTCFPHDHDASTAESYNHQSAELIGSNDDLVTEILIRLPAAKSFFRFRSVSKQWLSLLTHPRFNTLRFDKLLISSGLYYHELYVPFDVQNPTTPPFRGLDFSLDDDHIDGIRIVQSCNGLLLCCCDKDRGCSGNYYVCNPTTKEVAAIPFPPVTGDRPELIRLMGLAYHPTECAHYKLVCILQAGETMYGDGFNDAHYYGLRMYKIQIYSSQTGEWKKLRQTFTPKEYTDFRYGVYWNGAFHWAPSCPNPMYLRLDTEQIHELPLPSPLPVRVASAYGGYSFDKIPLYFGESGGHLHLVDISHEKDPLSLNVYEMLRDHSGWSIKVLDVVRGEEEEEEDMFMAVKVVDDIKRFNIRDKSFKQLFRVPDNIERFDGNGTKTFSKTVHRFVGHRYIEKIASF from the exons ATGAAGAAACCCAAATTCAAGCGACTTAAAAAAACATGCTTTCCCCATGATCATGATGCTTCCACCGCAGAATCTTATAATCATCAATCGGCAGAGCTAATCGGGTCCAACGATGACCTTGTTACCGAAATCCTTATTCGTCTCCCTGCTGCCAAGTCTTTCTTCCGTTTCAGATCTGTTTCGAAACAATGGCTATCCCTCTTGACTCACCCTCGTTTCAATACTTTACGGTTTGACAAGCTTTTGATATCTTCTGGTCTGTATTATCATGAATTGTATGTCCCCTTTGATGTTCAAAACCCAACCACCCCGCCTTTTCGTGGTCTTGATTTCTCTCTCGACGATGATCACATCGATGGGATCAGAATTGTGCAATCTTGTAACGGGTTGCTGCTTTGCTGTTGCGATAAAGACCGTGGATGTAGCGGTAACTACTACGTTTGTAACCCAACAACGAAAGAAGTTGCAGCCATCCCATTCCCACCTGTTACCGGGGATCGACCAGAGTTAATCCGATTAATGGGTCTGGCCTATCATCCAACCGAGTGCGCTCATTACAAACTTGTTTGTATTCTTCAGGCAGGAGAAACTATGTACGGAGATGGGTTTAATGATGCGCATTATTATGGACTTAGAATGTACAAGATTCAAATATATTCGTCCCAGACAGGGGAATGGAAGAAACTAAGACAGACTTTCACTCCCAAAGAGTATACAGATTTCAGATATGGAGTATATTGGAACGGAGCCTTTCACTGGGCACCCTCGTGTCCTAATCCCATGTACCTGAGGCTGGACACCGAACAGATACATGAATTGCCTTTGCCATCCCCTCTGCCTGTGAGGGTCGCATCTGCATACGGTGGTTATTCCTTTGATAAAATACCACTTTACTTTGGGGAATCTGGTGGCCATCTACATCTAGTGGATATCTCCCATGAAAAGGATCCTTTGAGTTTGAACGTGTATGAGATGCTGAGAGATCATTCCGGGTGGTCTATCAA AGTGTTAGATGTGGTTAgaggtgaagaagaagaagaagaagatatgtTTATGGCGGTGAAAGTTGTCGATGATATTAAGAGGTTCAATATTCGTGACAAGAGTTTCAAACAGCTATTCCGGGTCCCTGATAATATAGAGCGTTTTGATGGAAATGGCACAAAAACATTCTCAAAAACGGTTCATCGTTTCGTCGGTCATCGTTATATCGAAAAAATAGCTTCCTTTTAA